A window from Phycisphaeraceae bacterium encodes these proteins:
- a CDS encoding helix-turn-helix domain-containing protein: protein MTGHSEQDVALVPALLTYRQAAKVLGVTERTIWSLVNRGALPVVRFGRSVRIDPADLCFFIERSKQGGAA from the coding sequence GTGACCGGGCACTCCGAGCAGGATGTTGCACTCGTCCCCGCGCTACTCACCTATCGCCAGGCCGCGAAGGTGCTCGGTGTCACCGAGCGCACCATCTGGTCGCTCGTCAATCGCGGCGCGCTGCCCGTCGTCCGCTTCGGTCGCAGCGTGCGGATCGACCCGGCTGATCTCTGCTTCTTCATCGAGCGATCAAAGCAGGGAGGCGCCGCGTGA
- a CDS encoding DUF3987 domain-containing protein — translation MSTLPSEALDRVLNGLRAHGLTPKRSGSGWSCRCPAHEDRSPSLSIGAGVDGRALITCHAGCTTDSVVAAIGLTMRDLMPASAGPMFARHPDRAQATGPAPTITRAPASNAEPARAPSPDALIATFERKIGPACDRWTYHDSRGGPVGVIVRWDRPPAPGARPGAKPSKTILPFSLIDGQWVNRAMPAPRPLWNLPELLALPADTWVYVCEGEKAAHAARAIGFMATCSAGGSGAPTQTDWSPLRDKFVVVLPDNDEPGEEYADAVTALCRAAGAKQVRVLRLCEHWPQLPEAGDIVDVLELDGGDAESVHERIDGLAEAAEPEPSEKRGGSSIPPYRPFPVDALPDPLRAFVAEGAAAIGCDASFIALPLFSALAGAVGNTRRIQLKRGWSEPAVIWTAIIGESGTQKSPAFRYSLRPAHARQHRQMKEHRDAVERWEGEMKLHEIALAKWKKEATNTKRRRTEADAGVEADRHLGAAEQLVPESCPSLPRAAETLAAQHPVAQPPASPERPICPRTWIEDCTTEALATLLQENPRGLLTCRSELSGWFSFGQYKNGGGADDVARWLQMFDADPLIVDRKTSGTTYVPNAAVALAGGVQPAILHRALGEQHRQNGLLARLLLAYPPRRAKRWSEAEVDSFTENAVTLLFDRLYELEADRTAEGDPAPRHLRLDARAKQVWVDFVNEHGEEQLALVGDEAAAWSKLEGYAARLALIVHLVRAAAEEAALADAEVVDAASIASGVRLSRWFAVEARRVYAMLAADEAEQEEQRLVDLLARQGKPVTARDWQRIRSLDTVREARAELDRMAAAGIGEWHRAPPGPKGGQPTARFALTGWAATSDGTTPTAQHGGPVAAGAAHIAPTSANGATEATDSADSVEVPSVPSVSDAGATASANATSPSAAAAIPVGTT, via the coding sequence GTGAGCACGCTTCCCTCCGAGGCCCTCGATCGCGTGCTGAATGGTCTCCGCGCTCACGGCCTCACGCCGAAGCGCAGTGGCAGCGGCTGGTCCTGCCGATGCCCGGCGCACGAGGACCGCTCGCCGTCCCTCTCGATCGGAGCTGGCGTCGATGGTCGCGCGCTCATCACCTGTCATGCTGGGTGCACGACGGACTCCGTCGTCGCCGCCATCGGGCTGACCATGCGCGACCTGATGCCGGCCAGTGCCGGGCCAATGTTCGCGCGTCACCCCGATCGCGCTCAAGCGACCGGCCCCGCGCCGACGATCACCCGCGCACCAGCGAGCAATGCGGAGCCCGCTCGCGCGCCATCGCCCGACGCGCTCATCGCCACTTTCGAACGCAAGATCGGACCCGCGTGCGATCGCTGGACCTACCACGACTCGCGCGGTGGCCCGGTCGGCGTGATTGTGCGCTGGGACAGGCCCCCAGCGCCCGGCGCTCGGCCCGGCGCCAAGCCCTCGAAGACCATCCTTCCCTTCTCGCTGATCGACGGGCAGTGGGTCAACAGGGCCATGCCCGCGCCGCGGCCGCTATGGAATCTGCCCGAGCTTCTCGCGCTGCCAGCGGACACATGGGTCTATGTCTGCGAGGGCGAGAAGGCCGCGCATGCGGCGAGAGCGATCGGCTTCATGGCCACCTGCTCCGCGGGCGGTTCGGGAGCGCCCACGCAAACTGATTGGTCGCCGCTCCGCGACAAGTTCGTGGTCGTCCTTCCCGACAACGACGAGCCCGGCGAGGAGTACGCCGACGCGGTGACCGCGCTCTGCCGTGCTGCGGGTGCCAAGCAAGTCCGAGTGCTCCGCCTCTGCGAACACTGGCCGCAGCTTCCCGAGGCGGGCGACATCGTCGATGTGCTCGAGCTCGACGGCGGTGACGCAGAGAGCGTGCATGAGCGGATCGACGGGCTGGCGGAGGCCGCTGAGCCCGAGCCCTCGGAGAAACGCGGTGGGTCGAGCATTCCACCGTACCGACCATTCCCCGTCGACGCGCTGCCCGATCCGCTGCGAGCCTTCGTCGCCGAGGGCGCTGCCGCCATCGGCTGCGACGCGTCGTTCATCGCGCTACCGCTCTTCTCCGCGCTCGCCGGCGCCGTCGGCAACACTCGACGCATCCAGTTGAAGCGCGGCTGGTCGGAACCGGCAGTGATCTGGACCGCGATCATCGGCGAAAGCGGCACGCAGAAGTCGCCGGCGTTCCGCTACTCGCTGAGGCCCGCGCACGCGCGACAGCATCGGCAGATGAAGGAACATCGGGACGCGGTCGAGCGATGGGAAGGAGAGATGAAGCTCCACGAGATCGCGCTCGCCAAGTGGAAGAAGGAAGCCACGAACACGAAGCGGCGCAGGACCGAGGCTGACGCGGGCGTCGAAGCGGACAGGCATCTCGGCGCCGCGGAGCAGCTCGTCCCGGAGTCCTGCCCCTCACTGCCACGCGCCGCGGAGACTCTCGCCGCGCAGCATCCCGTCGCGCAGCCTCCCGCCTCACCCGAGCGGCCGATCTGTCCGCGCACCTGGATCGAGGATTGCACCACCGAGGCGCTCGCCACGCTCCTCCAGGAGAACCCGCGCGGCCTGCTCACTTGCCGAAGCGAGCTCTCCGGCTGGTTCAGCTTCGGTCAGTACAAGAACGGCGGCGGCGCCGACGATGTCGCCCGCTGGCTCCAGATGTTCGACGCCGATCCGCTGATCGTCGATCGCAAGACGAGCGGAACGACCTATGTGCCCAATGCAGCGGTCGCGCTCGCAGGCGGCGTTCAACCGGCGATCTTGCATCGGGCTCTCGGTGAACAGCACCGCCAGAACGGTCTGCTGGCGCGACTGCTGCTTGCGTATCCGCCGCGACGCGCCAAGCGCTGGAGCGAGGCGGAGGTTGATTCGTTCACTGAGAACGCAGTGACGCTTCTCTTCGACCGCCTCTACGAGCTTGAGGCGGATCGCACTGCCGAGGGTGACCCCGCGCCGCGCCACCTGCGACTCGACGCGCGGGCGAAGCAGGTGTGGGTCGACTTCGTGAACGAGCACGGCGAAGAGCAGCTCGCGCTGGTGGGCGACGAGGCGGCGGCATGGAGCAAGCTCGAGGGGTACGCGGCGCGGCTGGCTCTGATCGTGCACCTTGTCCGCGCGGCTGCGGAGGAGGCCGCGCTCGCTGACGCAGAGGTCGTCGACGCGGCGAGCATTGCCTCAGGCGTTCGGCTCTCGCGCTGGTTCGCGGTCGAAGCGCGGCGCGTCTACGCGATGCTCGCGGCGGATGAGGCGGAGCAGGAAGAGCAGCGCCTGGTCGACCTGCTCGCGCGACAGGGCAAGCCAGTCACGGCGCGCGACTGGCAGCGGATTCGATCGCTCGACACGGTGCGCGAGGCGCGGGCTGAGTTGGACCGCATGGCCGCAGCCGGAATCGGCGAATGGCACCGCGCGCCACCCGGGCCAAAGGGTGGCCAACCCACGGCGCGCTTCGCGCTGACCGGCTGGGCTGCCACTTCCGACGGAACTACGCCCACGGCCCAACACGGTGGCCCTGTCGCGGCGGGGGCGGCCCACATCGCGCCCACTTCCGCGAACGGCGCGACGGAGGCGACCGATTCCGCGGACTCGGTCGAGGTTCCGTCAGTTCCGTCAGTGTCGGACGCGGGGGCCACTGCCAGCGCCAACGCGACCTCCCCCAGCGCCGCAGCCGCCATTCCCGTCGGCACGACTTGA